The region ctactcgtgcatataacatcaacatcaataacctggctcggatgccactgaagggtttcgtagtaatttcaaaaattttcctacgcgcacacaggatcatgtgatgcatagcaacgagaggagagtgttgtctacctacccaacgtagaccgactgcggaagcgatgacacgacgtagaggaagtagtcgtacgttttcacgatccaaccgatcaagcaccgaaactacggcacctccgagttcgagcacacgttcagctcgatgacgatccccggactccgatccagcaaagtgtcggggaagagtttcgtcagcacgacggcgtggtgacgatcttgatgaactacagcagcagggcttcgcctaaactccgctacagtattatcgaggaatatggtggcagggggcaccgcacacggctaaggaatcgatcacgtggatcaacttgtgtcaacttgtgtgtttagaggtgcccctgcctccgtatataaaggagccaaggggggaggaggcgccggccaggaggaggtggcgcaggaggagtcctactcctaccgggagtaggactcccccccaatcctattccaactaggattcccaagggggaaagagagagaggggtggccggccacctctcctagtcctactaggactaggggaaggggggaggagcgcagcccccttgggctgcccctttctcctttccactaaggcccatgatggcccatatggctcccggggggttccggtaacctcccggtaacccggtaaaatcccgatttcacccggaacacttccgatgtccaaacatagacttccaatatatcaatctttatgtctcgaccatttcgagactcctcgtcatgtccgtgatcatatccgggactccgaacaaccttcggtacatcaaaatgcataaactcataatataactgtcatcgtaaccttaagcgtgcggaccctacgggttcgagaacaatgtagacatgaccgagacacgtctccggtcaataaccaatagcgggacctggatgcccatattggctcctacatattctacgaagatctttatcggtcagaccgcataacaacatacgttgttccctttgtcatcggtatgttacttgcccgagattcgatcgtcggtatccaatacctagttcaatctcgttaccggcaagtctctttactcgttccgtaatacatcatctcaccactaacatattagttgtaatgcttgcaaggcttatgtgatgtgtattaccgagagggcccagagatacctctccgacaatcggagtgacaaatcctaatctcgaaatacgccaacccaacatcgaccattggagacacctgtagtactcctttataatcacccagttacgttgtgacgtttggtagtacccaaagtgttcctccggtaaacgggagttgcataatctcatagtcataggaacatgtataagtcatgaagaaagcaatagcaacatactaaacgatcgggtgctaagctaatggaatgggtcatgtcaatcagatcattctactaatgatgtgacctcgttaatcaaataacaactcattgttcatggttaggaaacataaccatctttgattaacgagctagtcaagtagaggcatactagtgacactctgtttgtctatgtattcacacatgtattatgtttccggtaaatacaattctagcatgaataataaacatttatcatgattataaggaaataaataataactttattattgcctctagggcatatttccttcatcaatattttcaccttgataatcaaatccttggtcgaagatactctcatcacgctcgtcctcgacgatcatgttgtgcataatcacacaagcagtcatcacctcccaaagcttcctttcatcccatgacagtacAGGCAGTGGCGGATCTAGGAATATAAAATTGGGTGTTCAATTTTTTTTTCCATGCTAACAGAGGAGCCAATTCATTCACAGCTATACAAATTGTTCAGTAGCAACAACATCTGTATCAATAAAAGCAGAAGCAAGCAACTGAAAGACAACAGAGGAGTCAATTCTGGATCGGCCTTAACAGAGGAGCCAATTCGTTCACAGCAACACAATACAGATTAAGAAAATTACAAAATAGATAAGAAAATTACAACTCGACCATACGCTTTGTCATGGCTTGAAAGCGAGAAATGACAACATCATCCTTCACTTCAAAAAAGAATTCCCTCTCAATAAATGTAACCAAGCAATCATTCAAGAGTTGATTCCCCATTTTATTCCGTAGCTTGTTTTTCACATAAGTCATTGAAGAGAACACTCTCTCAACACTAGCTGTTGCTACTGGTAGGATTAGAACCAATTTGAGAAGCTTGTAAACAAGGTTATAAGTGACACTCTTGTTTGTCTCGACAAGCATAATAGAAAGGTCGACTATGTTTTTGACCTTTCTAAACCTCTCATCTCTACGCATATCAGTAATGAAGTGTGTAAGTTGATAAGGAATATGCATCAGATCTTCCTCCGTGAAATCCAAAGGATAAAGATGCGCAAGCTTAACCAAGTTTTCCTTATGATAAGCAGCAAAAGAATTTACCGAACTGAATGATCCCATGTAATAAAGTAATTCAGTGTTTACCTCATCAAATCTATCTCCAAGCTCTCGAAGTTGCCTATCAATAAGACCCAAAAACATCTCAACATGGAAGCGATGGAGATTCGTGAGATTTTTGTAGAATCTTGAGGGTCTTCCAGGTGGTTTGTACTTACCACACATTTGAGGAACTTTGACTTTATGCTTGACACAATAAGAAGTGACCTCTTCAAGGAAAGTTTCCCATCCACCATCATCTCTCAACAATTGCAATTGAATCTTTGTCAAATGAATGAGTTCAACAGCATTAACAATGTCTTGATCTTTCTTTTGCAAAGCACGACTTAAGTCATTggtgtgcccaaatatggtttgcaACAAGTGTGCCATGAAAACAAAGTCAAATGACTCAAAATATGTCAACATAGTTTCAGCAAGCATAGCCTCATTGCTTTGAGTTGGGTCTCTTACTAACTTGTTGAGAACTAGCCGGATTGAAGGATACATGCGGAGAATGTGCATAATAGTTTTGTGGTGAGATCCCCATCGAGTGTCACCCGGCCTACTCAAACCCATCTCTTGATTCATGCCTTTACCAGTTTCAATTTCCTCCAATTCCAATGCTTTAATGATCCGTTCAGCTTGAGCCACACGAAGCATTCTAATCTTCTTACAAGACATCCCAAGAACATTCAATAGATTAGCAAGTTGTTGAAAGAACAAAACACAATCACGGTTCTCCTTAGCAACGGCAACTAGAGATAACTGAAGTTGATGAGCAAAACAATGCACATAATAGGCAGAAGGGGACTCATCCATAATTAGTTTCTTTAGACCATTGACATGACCCTTCATGTTGCTAGCACCATCTTACCCTTGCCCACGTACTCTAGAGAAGGTCAAACCATGTTCCATAAGCAAAATCTCAATTGCTGTTTTGAGTGTCAAAGATGTGGTGTTTGCAACATGTAAAATACCAAGAAACCTCTCAACCACCCTTCCGATTTTATCAACATAACACGGACAAAGAGCCAATTGTTCTTGTAGATACACATCACTTGATTCATCGGCAAGTATTGAGAAACAACTATCACCTAGATCTTCCATCATAAGCCTAGTAGTTTCTTTGGCACAAGAGTTGATGAGGTCTGTTTGTATTTCATGAGCTATCATTTTGTTGTTCTTTGGAGCATTCTTAAGAACCACCTTATTCACTTCTTCAAAATTCTCTTCTAGCCAATGTAGAAGCTCAAGGAAATTACCTTTATTAAGTGAAACTTCTCTTTCATCATGTCCACGAAAAGCTAACCCTTGACCCAAAAGAAACCTCAGGCATTTAAGAGAATATGTCAAGCGAGCTATATATAGAACCTTGTCTTGTTTGGTGGTTGAAGAAAATGACTCTACGATTGTTGTGTTGGGTGCAATGAAGAAATTTTATTTCTCTTGTGCTTTGTTGTGTGCACTATTGATCCCACCAACATGTTTGCCAAAACTAGCCTTGTGATTCCAATTTCGAAATCCTCCATTCACAAAGCAATCCCCACCAACATGTGAATTATCCTTGAAAAGATAACATACAAAGCAGAAAGCAGCATCTAGTTCTTTACTATACTCAAGCCATTTATAAGACTTGAACCATTTAGCTACAAATCGACGCATACCTCCAGCAGGGTGTTGTGGAAAAGCATACTTTTTTGGTCGACAAGCCCCTTTTGCAATGTATCCTCTTCTAATCCTGTTCTGGTCATTAACATCATAATCTGCAATAGCAATCCTCTTCCCAGGATTAGGGTCAAGCAGCTGAACATCGTAAACTGCATCTTCAGAGTCATTCTCTTCCTCTATATTTTCAGATTCTTCGCTTGCTTCGTGCTCAATCTCAGGTTCTGCAATTGGACTTGTGTTCATGGCACCAACAATCTGTAGCTGCTGCTGATTTTGAACTGAAGGGGAGCTCATAGTGCTATGAAGTTGATTCGATGGGGAATTGTTCTGCACCTGCACTTGCTGGTCAACCTGAACATGTTCTGCAATTGGACTTGTGTTCAGTAGAGCCCCTGCAGATGCTCTAGATTTCTTCCCAGCTCTACTCCACAAAGTTTTCAAATCAATGACAATGCTCTTCCTCTTGAGTTTTAAATTCTGTACTGCCTACAATTCAAATACAATTCCTTTGTTATTTTTATGCTAATAAATCAACAGATCCTAACTCCTTTCAATGACATCTCTAGCTACTTCTCACTGAATCAAATAGAAACTACACATTCAGTTCGGATTTCACAATGAATCAAATCAAAGAATGAAATTTCAGAGTTGGAACTTGGAACTTGAAAGGGGATTCACCTTAGGCTTAGAGATTGAGGTTGTTGGAGCAAATTGCTGCACTGGAGGTACACTCCCCTCCGCGGCATCGACAACtgcggcggctggcggcgccggTGGCGTGACCCACTGTCTCTGTGGCTGTGATGCGGCGCCGTGCCCAGCACTAGGACGGGGTACTAGCTCCTGCTCCTCACTGGCGGCGGCCGCGTCGGCGATGGCCCTGGTGAACTCCTGCGCCGGCGGCTGGCTGTGGCTCGCCATGCCCTCGCGCCGCCGCTCCTGTCTTCGTGGGAATTGGGGAAGGAAGCGGCTGGCCGGGTGCGTGTCCAGGCTCTCGTGCGCAGTCAGGTAATACCTAATGGCCTAATGGGCTGCTCGCCTGCTGCCAAAGTGCCGAAGCGCacatattgggcccatgtaggatcgTATTTGTATACTCTGCCATATATGCCTATATGTACAAAAATATTTGCATAAATTTTCGGGTGTTCATCTGAACACCCTTGACCCATGCTGGATCCGCCCCTgagtgcagggtttcgaacgataccccaccgggGCTGAAGCACACCAAAAGGACGTTCCACATActttctaacactctcttgcatttgggaaaatctctttctcttctcaccttggggagtggccttctgcaagccttgcgaagactggagagcgctgcagcacgttgatatcattgtgagaacctgccatgccgaaaaAAGATTGCCATATCGAAAGATCTGgcgatgccaccgcttctaatatgacggtgcacccgttaacatgccccttgtactggtcctgccaagcaaatggacaattcttccactcccaatgcatacaatctatgctgccaagcatgcctggaaagcctctagctgcgttggtcgccaacaatctctctgtatcagcggcagttggctgcctcaagtactctgggccaaacacctcgatcacggcctggcaaaacttgtacattgagatcagacatgttgtctcactcatacgcacatactcgtccaccagatcgcctggaataccatatgcaagcatgcggatggccgcggtgcatttctgatccgagcagtgtcttccgcattgattgttctcaagtattgcggtccaaacactgccaccactgcccgacagaacttgtagaaacactctaggctggtcgactcggccatgcgcccatagtcgtcgagtgagtcaccgggagctccgtatgcaagcatcctcattgttgtcgtgcatttctggatggaggtgaatccaagtgtaccggtgcaatccatcttgcatttgaagtagttgtcaaactcccagatggaattcacaatccggaGGAAAAGCTTtccgctcatccgataacggcgccgaaatgttctatCGCTGTGAAGTGGAGCAtcagcgaagtagtcggagtagagcatgcagtagccttcgagacgatgttggttatttgctttcacccgccccggcactgagccacctcgccgcggcttttcatt is a window of Triticum dicoccoides isolate Atlit2015 ecotype Zavitan chromosome 2B, WEW_v2.0, whole genome shotgun sequence DNA encoding:
- the LOC119369001 gene encoding uncharacterized protein LOC119369001, which encodes MASHSQPPAQEFTRAIADAAAASEEQELVPRPSAGHGAASQPQRQWVTPPAPPAAAVVDAAEGSVPPVQQFAPTTSISKPKAVQNLKLKRKSIVIDLKTLWSRAGKKSRASAGALLNTSPIAEHVQVDQQVQVQNNSPSNQLHSTMSSPSVQNQQQLQIVGAMNTSPIAEPEIEHEASEESENIEEENDSEDAVYDVQLLDPNPGKRIAIADYDVNDQNRIRRGYIAKGACRPKKYAFPQHPAGGMRRFVAKWFKSYKWLEYSKELDAAFCFVCYLFKDNSHVGGDCFVNGGFRNWNHKASFGKHVGGINSAHNKAQEK